The proteins below come from a single Calonectris borealis chromosome 33, bCalBor7.hap1.2, whole genome shotgun sequence genomic window:
- the CENPA gene encoding histone H3-like centromeric protein A: MPRPKPTAPRRRRVPAPPPPPPPPSPRRTRRRRPGQRALQEIRKYQSSTRLLLRPAPFVRLVREICLLFTRGVDYRWQRMALVALQEAAEAFTVRLLEDAYLCSLHARRVTLFPKDLQLARRLRGLEGGAA; encoded by the exons ATGCCCCGCCCCAAGCCCACCGCCCCCCGGCGCCGCAGagtccccgcgccccccccgcccccgcccccgccatcGCCCCGACGGACCCgca ggcgCCGGCCGGGCCAGCGGGCGCTGCAGGAGATCCGCAAGTACCAGAGCAGCACCCGCCTGCTGCTGCGCCCCGCGCCCTTCGTCCGCCTG gtgCGGGAGATCTGTCTGCTCTTCACCCGGGGGGTGGACTACCGGTGGCAGCGCATGGCGCTGGTGGCCCTgcaggag GCGGCGGAGGCCTTCACGGTGCGGCTGCTGGAGGACGCCTACCTCTGCTCGCTGCACGCGCGCCGCGTCACCCTCTTCCCCAAGGACCTGCAGCTGGCCCGGCGCctgcgggggctggaggggggggccGCCTGA